tgggagtgcaaattagttcaaccactgtggagacagtgtggagattcctcaaggacctggaaatagaaattccatttgacccagcaatcccattactgggtatatatccaaaggattataaatcgttctactataaggacacatgcacacgaatgttcattgcagcagtttacaatagcaaagacctggaaccaacccaaatgcccatcgatgacagactggacagggaaaatgtggcgcaagagcagaaaatcaaacaccgcatgttctcactcataggcaggtgttgaacaatgagaacacatggacacagggaggggagcatcacacactgagttCTGTTGCGGGGAAAcaggagggacagcggtgggtggggagttggggagagatagcatggggagaaatgccagatataggtgaaggggaggaaggcagcaaatcatgctgccatgtgtgtacctatgcaacaatcttgcacgttcttcacatgtaccccaaaacctaaaatgcaattaaaaaaactacaagtgcacgccactatgccttttttttttttttttttttttaagaaatggaggtctattttgctcaggctggccccaagcagtcctcttacctcagcctcccaaagcactaggattccagtcatcagccactgcacctggccttgacaTTGAGTATCTATCTGGCTGAAGGATTCTAGATTTCTGTTAGGCGCAGAAGACTTTGACTATCACTTATTTCCTTCATAAAAGTGAAGTGTTACTTTGATCTGTTTCccttggatctttttttttcttttttttttttcgagatgttgtcttgctctgtcactcaggctggagtgcagtagtgcgatctcagctcactgcaaccaatctccacctcctgggtttaagcacttcacctccctcagtctcccgagtagctgggattccaggcacctgccaccatgcctggcttttgttatttttagtagagatagggtttcaatcatgttggccgggctggtctcaaactcctgacctcaagtgatctgcctgccccagcctcccaaagtgctgggattacaggcataagccaccatgcctggctccttgGATCTTTAAACAACTCAAATTTTGACTATTTAAATTTATCATTCAAAATACAGGgttgattttcaaaaaaattcttaTGAGATTTAACAAAGAGCTTGCTGAACTATCTAAGTATAAATCTCTACCTTCATTTATTTGactaataaattatttgaatgaaTGTATTTCCATCTAATCCTGTGGTGGTCTGGGCTATTCTGTCACACACTCAGAAGGGTCTACAGATCTGTCCTAGTGGGCCTATCATCCCATTACTAATTAATGCTTCAGGATTCTACAGGACAAAAGAATTATCCAGAATATGTttctaagcttttaaaaaattttgggccaggcatggtggttcatgcctgtaatccctgcactttgggatgccaaggtgggaggactgcttgaggctaggaattcaagaccactctaggcaacatagtgagactccacctctattaaatttaaatacaaaataaaagcattttattcttGACAGTACATTACTCAAGTTTATTTTGGAATGTGCCTACTTTTTCAGTTGACAAGTAGTTTTTACCTTtgtacatttgttattttctgttgtaaATAGTGACCATgtgataaaatattatgaaataatacATTCATTATAAAAACAAGCATGATATCTAGAAGTACTCCCGCTatggagtttgagagcagcctggccaacatggtgaaaccccatctctactaaaaatataaaaattaaccaggtgtggtgaggtgtgcttgtaatcccagcaactcgggaggctgaggcagaagaattgcttggaaccagaaggcagaggttgcagtgagccaagactgcaccactgcactccagcctgggagacagagtaagacttgttcttaaaaataaataaataaatacaaagtactCCTGCTATGAATAAAACTTAAGCATTACTATGATCTCTCTTCTTCATGAAAATCATATTACTTGATCTGGAAAGGAAATGAGAACTAAGATTACTGCTCTGttgtggagtctcactctgtcagccaggctggagcacagtggctgcaatcttggcttactacaatcttcatttcctgagttcaagtgagtctcctgcctcagcctctccagtacctgggattacaagtacatgctgccatgaccagctaatttttgtattttcagtagagatggggtttcactatgttggccaggctggtctcgaactcctgagctcaggtgatccatctgcctcggcctcccaaagtgctgggattacaggcgtgagccaccgcactctgTTGCTTTCTGAGAAGATGGAAGCTAAAAGAAACCAAGTATTTTGCTCACTGCGCCCAAATATTTACATCACCATGATGCTAACTTGGCTGATTGCAGAGTCACTCTATTTCATGTCAGGGTATAGGATATATAATTAACCAAATAAAATTAACCTTAATTcaaggtacaataaaaaaaaaaatagaactgatTTCCAGATTGCTTTTGGAGGCTGGGTACCTTCAGAGAGACTGAAGAGAGTGACTGTGATTCAGTATGTTTTTAACTACGGTGCTGCTGACTGAAATGGCAAGCAACTTGGAGCAAAGACAACAGAGGAAACACAAAACCAAATCTGGCAACCATTCATTAAGAACCTTGGAGAACAAAAAGAACTTCGGCTGGGGAAGAAGAATACAATTGGGCTAAAGAGCAGATTCCACAAATTTGCAAAAAACATTTACAGTCATATTTAGGAGCCATCTTGTAAGAACAACAATGTGGGTGACTCTGGCAACAATGGAGTTTCACACTAAGGCCAGTGACTGTCATTTTTCCAATCTGTTCTCCATCTGCTAAGAGATCGctctaaaatgtaaatatgatGCTACTTGTTTCTTAAAAGATATTCTAAAATGattcacaaccagttacagattttaaaaaatccttcctTACTCCAGCTGCTTTACttgaaaaacaaaccaaccaacctttaaaaagatcttttaaaaaaacgaTCTCTGGCAGTCTAGTGGTAGGGGGAAAAACCCAACAGAACCTTTCCAGTGACTCTCAGTGATCTCAGGATGAAGTCTAAATAGCTTAGCGTGACTTAAGGCCCTGCCACTGCCACATGAACCGTGAGGCTGTTGTTCTCTCCCACAGCCCGCCCAAGCCCAAGCCCAAGCCTCTGACTGACATGGCTCACTCACTCTGACCACCAGCACCAAGAGGCCATTCTCTGTGGTGTGTTTGCCAGCTACACACTTCCACATGGGAAGAGGAGGACAGACTGAGAAATCTTCACGCAACTCTATGGTTTCTGCAGAGGCCTCTGTACTCCAGATAAGAAGTGCCCTTGTGACCCTGTACCCAAGGGATACTTTGACAATGATGGACAGATGTCCCTCATTACTAAGTAATGTTACTTAGTAATCCAGTCCCCATGGACTCCCACATGGCATTCTGGAGTTAGCACAGGAATCAGCAGAAGTGATGGAAGTGAAGCCTGAGACAGACCTAGCAGGGCACGTGGAACTGACATACAGCATGCCCAGTGCTGCAGATGATGTGCAGACCCCTTatgctctttttttgagatggagtttcgctcttgttacccaggctggagtgcaatggtgcgatctcggctcaccgcaacctctgcgtcctggattcaggcaattctcctgcctcagcctcccgagtagctgggattacaggcacgcatcaccatgcccagctaattttttgtatttttagtagagacggggtttcaccatgttgaccaggatggtctcgatctcttgaccttgtgatcctcctgcctcggcctcccaaagtgctgggattacaggcgtgagccaccacgcccggccccttatGCTCTTTTTGTGCTGTAGTACTTCCTGAGGAAACACCTCCCCGGCAAGGTCAATTGCCCTCAATGCATCCTCATGGCACCTGCATCATCACACTTACCATgactttcattttacatttatttgtgtgaCTTTTTAATCAGTGTTTTCCTTGTCCCATTAGACTATAAGAAGCATAACAAAAAGGCAACATCACCCCCACCTGCACATGTTGGGGCTCTGAGGTAGATACAAAACAGGACTGCTGGCATCTGAATGAAGCCTTCTGATGCAAGGGTAGGGGGAGGGCACCTGGCCCCCTCAGGTCAGGGAGTTTGGGAAGGTCAGGGTGAGTGCCTCAGTGAGGGGTCTCATTGTACCCGGGGTTGGGAGGAGGATAGGGGAGGGAAACCTGGGAGTGACAGTAACTCAATACATTGAGGATAACAGAGTCAACTTCTCAGAGAACGGAGCTCCATACGTGGAGAAAGTGGCTAGCACAAACTTGGCAGTAATGGACTAGAACTGGGGATGACTGTGAACccctctgtttttgctttttatacatAAATACAGATGTAGACACATGTGTATTTCTTGGCTCTATGTGCTGAGAGGACCTAGAAGCAAAGACACCCATGGTCCTGAGTTCATTCACCCAGTCTCTAGGTGGTGAAAACATGCTGTTCTTCACTAAAGAGTCAGCTCCTTAGAGAAATGCTTGACTTCAAGGCTGGGGCAAGGAAAATACAAGATAAGCCTGGAACATTATGTTACATCACAAAGTAAAGAAGTGCCCAAAGAATTATGGGGAATTgtcaaaaggacacagaagccaACTTTAAGGGACTCCTACTGGCTGGGTCTGGGACATTCTAAGcgttaaaataatgaagaaatagatgATAACcctttaagtaaaacaaaatgagcCATGGTCCATAGTGATATAGGTAAGCAAAAGAatagataaatggaaaagaagggaaaggtCTAGAGCAGAATGCAAATAATAAATGCAGATGGAATTTCAGTATCACTATTTGGCAATCATCACAGTAATAACTGATTCAGATAGGAATCATCAACCGATGTTAAATTTAGTGGATAAGAGTCTGATAAGGAATAGGATTTCATACAGTCTCAAGTATCTCCTGACTTATTAATTTCAACATATTATTAAGTTTACATTGGAGAAACCTGGCAGAAATCATCTTAACAAAGTGAAAAAGTTAATATACCAGTAAGGAGATAAATCAACATCAGGTGCCTCCTGATACAACGAATGCACTGAGAAGAGCCCTACATGACATCTACATGAGTATTCACATCTAAAATGCCTAAGTCACAAAGAAACAACATGAACACAAATGGAAGGAAACTCTACCAAATAACTGGCCTACAGTCTTCAAAACTGCCAAGGTCAAAAAAGACAAGGAGTAACAGAGGAACTACTCCAGACTGAAGACATGACAATTCTATACACCTATGATCCTGGACCTACAATGAGGTTGGTGGAGATggtcacattaatttttttttttttgagacagagtttcacttttgttacccgggctggagtgcaatggcgtgatctcggctcaccgcaacctccgcctcctgggttcaggcaattctcctgcctcagcctcctgagtagctgggattacaggcacgcgccaccatgcccagctaatttttgtatttttaggagagacggggtttcaccatgttgaccaggatggtctcgatctcttgacctcgtgatccacccgcctcggcctcccaaagtgctgggattacaggcttaagccaccgcgcccggcacattaatattattatattaactTCCTGATTTATAGGATTGTTCTGTGGTTAAAAATGAGTATCCTTGTACTCAGGTAATATACATTTAAGTATTTGCAACACATTTACAAATGGTTCAGAAATGTTAATATTGGGGTATCTAGGTAAAGGGCACTATGCAaactttatgaaaatttaaaattattaaaaacaagttttaaaaaatgctgtctATTCCCGAAATAGAAGACAAATAAATTTTGAGGATAAAACAATGAAGTTAATGGTGAATCAAAACAGGTTCTGGCTCCGCCCATACCAGAATTTCACCATggtttcattatttaaatttaaggaCTATGTAACTCCATGTACTCACCATAACATCAGCTATCCTAACAttcaaattaaaaggaaaatatagggcctggcgcggtggctcacgcctgtaatccctatactttgggaggccgaggcgggcggatcaagaggtcagagatcgagaccatcctggccaacaaggtgaaaccccatctctactaaaaatacaaaaagttagttgggcgtggtggtgcacgcctatagtcctagctactcgggaggctgaggcaggagaattgcttgaatgctggaggtggagactgcagtaagcctaGACTGCGCCAtggtaccacagactgggtgacagtgcaagactctgactcaaaaaaaaagagagaaaagaaaaagaatatatccAAAATCAAAAGAGGTCTACTTGACTATCCACACTCCAGAGGAACACAGGTTataatactttttgaaaaaatctGTATCTTAACATTGTAATGTGTATTTACATTTGAAGTATGGCCATGTCTACAATGGTaacttttttgtaaaaaataattagtCATTGTCCTAATTCTGGAACATAATACTAATTTTCAAATACAGTACGAATGGCAGATCCTGCAGGAAACATTCAGTATGCAGACAGACCAAGCTGTGAAACTTAAATACTATGTCATACCATGATTTCTTTTTGATGGCAAACATGCTAAAtttgttatttgtaaaataaactaaaattagaaaGCAATTAAAATCTGTAAGACATGGCTGGTACTTTACCTTTGTTCTTAGAAAGAATGATTTGTCTTCTGTTTCGACAATGTAGAACAGGAAAGTACTTTTACAAGCTTCTTTCATAACACTTCTTAGTTTGACATGCAAACTCGTGCACAAGTCTGTGATCACGTCTTCATAGGAGGCTGACCGTCCTGGGAAAGGCAGATACATCTCTTGAACAGTGGCTTCTCCAGAAGCATCATTTAACTCTTTGTGTTGGAAAACAGCTTGGTTGCTATTCATCATCACCTTGTTGAATTCGGCATACTCATTGAGAATAAGTGAAATATTTCGAGATTCCTTCAACGTACTGTTATATTTCAGTTTGTTGAGGTGGAATGAAACAGTCTGATTTCTTTGAGAATTTGTAAGATCTCTATTGTGACATCTCTCTCTCCAAGAGGAAGAGCTGTCCAGATTGCTGGCTGTGTGGCCTCTCCTGGGCTGCCCCTGTGGTCTGGGATCTGACTCCACAACTGTTATCAGAAGGGGGCTCCTGCTCCTAGGTGCAGGATGCAGAATTGGGGCCTCAGATATTTTTGTCAAAGGAAAAGCACCAATGGAGCTCTGGGTAGGTAACTCCTTTGGAAAGACATTGGTGGATGAGGCAGAATGCTGAGAATCCCCATTCTTTATGGTCTGTTTTAGTTTATGTGCAAAACGCAGATACTCCAGGTCTAAAGTGTTCTGGGTGAGGTCGTCTGCCACCTGCCAAGTGCTTGTCCATGAGCTCAGGCCACAGCTTGCAGTGAAACTTGGGTGCCTCCTCAGGCTGTGTGAAGTTCTCGTGGTGTCTTTGAGCTCTTTCGTTACAGAGAAGTTGGCATAAGTCCTGAGGATCCCGTGGACATCTCGGATTTGGACATAACGTGGCACAcacatctcttctttctttatccCCGTGGTCCAGCGTCTGGGAGGGGGGCTTGTCTCCATGCCTGGAACCCGGCTGGAGCAGCCCCAGTCCTCTTGGTTGTTGTTGTGGATTTTCAATGACGATTCATAGCCATCTGTGGCAACATCTTCTTTTTTCCTGGTGTAACTACCTCTTAAAGCATAAGAATCCTCCAAATTGAATTTGGGATTTCTACAATCACCAAGCAGGTCTAGATCAGAATCTCCAGAAAGCAGTTCATACTGCATGTTGGAATTTACACTGACCTCTGCATCTCTGCCTGGGATTTCAGAACCAGCCTCAGCCTTGATCCCCTCCTCACTGTTCTCAATTTCTATGTGTTCTGTGGATACTCCACAAACAGAAGTTTCAAAAGATTCTGAAACAAAGGAGGCCGAAGGCTCTTTACTGAGATTTTCCCTGGTGTCTgctgtattttggtagagatcaGCACAAAGGGAGAAAACTCCAACATTCAACAGCTCCTTTGTTTCACATGTTGACACATTTGGCAGTGTGTGTATGGTTTCGCATTCACCTTTTAGAGATGTGGTGTTGGACTGAGGGCCATCAGTGCCTAGACCTGTGGTTTCTTTGGGTAACTCAGCTTCAGTTTCACCATTGTTAAGCAAACTGGCCACTCTGACTGCTGGTATTTCCTGTGCCTGAAACTCAGGCTCTGCATTTATTGGTCTTACATAATGGGTTATTATATCACTGTCTGAGGAAGAACTAAGTGTTGAGACCACTGAACATACGCATCCCTGCGTAGAATAAGCTCCATCAACTGAAGCAGCTTTCAAGGACTTCACCTGTGGATAAATGCCTTCATCTGCTTTCAGATCACTGTTAAAGAGATTTTTCTGACTGCTTTTAGGGCTAGTCTGCTGTTTTACTGACACATTCACTGTAACACTTGGTGCAGCTGTGGAAACCAATGTGCCAGACAAAGACTTATTTTCAATAACATTTCTAGGACAAAATGGAGGTTCACTGGACTCCAGGACAAGATGTTTCAGGTCCAAATTTCTGTTCTCTACACTAATTGGCTGCAACAGATTTCCTGATTTTATCAGTTTTTCAGGAGGAGGACTGAAGTCACCTCTGTATTCAGCAGCTAAGGCAGGCTGGTTTAACTCCCTACCACAGCACCGCACCTTTCCTGAGAAAGTTAAATCCTTATCATGCTCACTTGAGACAATTTCCTCAGTTACTTTACCAGGAAGGGTCGGTCTATCTTTTCTTCCTGGATGATCAGTTATTATTAGAGGCATTTCAGCAGAGACCTGCATTTGTTGTACCTGGGTAAAATTATCTTGCCCTACTGGATGGGTAGGACcaacaaaaaaattttctgttatgCCTAAATCTTCTGACTTACACTGGGAGACTCTGTTGCTCTTCTCACACTGTGTACCacgaaattttaaaatgcatggaGTCACAGCTTGATATGGTCGTGTCTCTTTAACTGGTACTGGAGGGTCAGGACTAGAAGCTGGTGATACTTCCTCAATTAAGGGATCAAAGGGAAAATCAGAGGTCACATTAATTTCCTCTGCAATCTCAAGGGTgcaattttcttttgaaagtatTAAAGTAACTGGTTGTAAATTATCcccttttctgtcctttttttctaCTGGTTCTTCTGACACTGTAGGATATACCGACTCATAATCAGCAGAATTCACTTCTCCGCTTTCTGTGAGAGCCACCTCTTCTGGTTTACCTATTTCCTCAGCGACATCCTGATGTTCTAAATTTGAGAATGCGTGCTCCTGAAGTTGCTCTATTTCAACAGCTGGCATTTCTTCTCTGGGACTTGTAGGTGGTGATATTGTCAGCGCTAGGTCAATGTCAGAATCTTCCTCTGTTAACTCTAGGCTGACCTCTCTATTCAGAGACAGGCTTGTTTGTTTCATAAATACTGAATCAAATGCTTTGAAATTCATCTTTTCAATGTTTGGACCATTCTTGTCATTCTTCCTTAGTTCCAAAGAGTCACCTGATGTGTAGCATCCTGATGAAACGCGGTTAAGTGAACACAGCTTTCCCAAGGAAGTAAAGGGTGATGATGAGTCAACTTCAACTTGTGTCAGTTCTAGAAGTCCTTCTGAAGATAGGCCGAGGAGACTCCGAGTCTGCGAAAGGAAATCCTGAGTGCATCTCACTTCTTCACGGGGTAATGGATAACTAGAACTTTTAACTAATGATAATGCCTCCATTACCATTGCTTTATCAGACGGTAGTGAGACTGGAAGAGGCATCTCTTTCTGTAACACACACATTTCTTTATCAAGTGTCTCTCTACCTACTGAGGAGGCACAAAGGTACTTAGTGCCTTTCTGTCCTGCCATTACCAGAGAGGGAATGTCCCTAAGGccttgtgtttgtgttttatccAAGGTCGATACAGGATGTCTAAGGCTTGCAGCAGGTGATACTTGCTTAATCAACTCATTATTAAAGGTTGTAGGTTCCTCAGCTGTATTTACAACTTCTGTCTGTATTGGtacatatgcttttttttcaAAGGGGAGAGTAACTGGCTCCAGATTAATCACTACATATTCCATATTGTCATCCTTTCTTTCCAAGGAAGGCTGACACTCATTGTTTATGGGGCTGCTATGCTGAATACAGTCCTGTAaagcatctgtttttgtttgtatggGTGCATCAGGAACATCCACTTGGTTTTCAAGGGAGCTGTACGCAGAGCTCTGACACATCACTGGCTGACTACCAGTCCCATCGTCAGTCCTGGTGAATGTAGCCTGAGTAACAGTGCCACTGTAAAAAGGAACTCTTGTGCTATCCAGTGGCTGAGAAATTTCTTCTTCACTAGAAACAGAAGGTCCATTAGTTTGTGTAGTTCCAATACCAGAAAGCACAACATTAGAACTCTCCAGTTTATCTGATGATTCTTGTTTAGCTTCTTCCCCAATTACCTGAAATGACCAAAGTAAAAATCAGTcacataaatgttttttaaatgattacgtatgtgaagaacagaaaagacaaaaattaattttagtttgcGAATGCTCTTTTGAATCTTCTGATCTGTAAGAATGTCACAGGGTACAAATCAAGCAACTCCCTCTTTTGAAGCAGGCTTAAAATAACCCCCAATGGGATTTGCTTTTTTTAAGACTATACAGAGAAGGGCTCTGAAACTgtgaagcttttttttctttttaaatgagctttttgaaagaaaaatagctaGACCACTGACAATTTAAGAGACTTCAAATGCAGCCTGTTTGCTGATTAGCACCACTTAATCCAGAAATGTAGCACTAGAGAAAAAGcactcaattttgtttttaataaatgagattggaactttttttttaaagacaatcttgctctgtcgccaggctggagtacagtggcacgatctcagctcactgcaaccttttcccaggttcaagtgattcccctgcctcagcctccccagtagctgggattacaggcatgtgccaccaagcccagctaactttcgtactttttagtagagacagggtttcactatgttggccaagacggtttttttttttttttttttttaaagacagggtctcactttatcacccaggctggagtgcagttgagtgatcggctcactgtaacctttgcctcccgggttccagtgattctgcctcagcctcctgagtagctgggattacaggtgcatgccaccatgtcaggctaatttctgtatttttagtagagacaggtttcatcatgttggccaggctggtcttgaactcctgacctcaagtgatccacccaccttggcctcccaaagtgctgggattacatgtgtgagtcaccACGGCCAgcctaaaagataatttttaaaaagcaaagaataatgTTTTTAACATCAGTTCTCAATTAGACTGTAAGTATACCATCATCTGAAACTTTCCCATGAGGCAACAAAGTAAATTAATTACTACCCGCTGTACTCAGAGTACACTGATTGTTGTGAATAAAGGCCCCTCATCCCTTAGTTATCTTCTTTGCACAAAACTGGAGAtacttcctttctcattttaataCCTCCTATTCTACAGGGCAACTGAAATTTGTCAATGTGGTTTGCATTCATAAATTGAACTAATGGGATTGACTTAAACAGTAGCAACCAGGATTTAGGTTAAACATTAGCAGAGCTATTATCTCAGGACAGTTCTGAGAACCTCATCAGCAggttggtgttttttgttttatttacagcCATGGT
The genomic region above belongs to Saimiri boliviensis isolate mSaiBol1 chromosome 8, mSaiBol1.pri, whole genome shotgun sequence and contains:
- the TASOR2 gene encoding protein TASOR 2 isoform X3 — its product is MEPKTMAPPAHKSILECSENVLMSPWKGKLIIQDRMLCDIALRSTYGTAIPTQLPQELDFKYVMKVSSLKKRLPEAAFRKQNYLEQKVCFQDLCFNLYEVELSNRQGENIDKLTECIKNKQLAIIKCLEDRGFFILLTSSALLSEPDFGGKQMGLHGLHLFHSPRSAGVKDLKFEDDISVKVIPILPALNCALLETKKSLPEERIHPNTLVKHHFQERYKADRSPSLTVAPQERMKDPTFLGKLPSGFDLIPPAEKCPLESLTELHSYFSDPSAYILEVSTALDLLAEHPQSPSVSDGICDAGFSLVMTPDPEFLDSEVEVRKETETRKNSEEVLKAKKRVVVPLSPSSNLRVQPKRKASMPHVVRSKKMNLCRPFPKRTAPRADNSLDSPTTLKLVKGQFPQKRKRGAEVLTAQFVQKAKLDRKNQEAPISKDVPVPTKAKRARKQEKSPVKTVPRAKPPVKKSPQKQRVNIVKSNQNPRIRKQPQPVKGETVSKLQSEISRDGQEDGISINNVQPENTTVAHNDLAENSIVNYDSQALNMLADLALSSATSSTPVSEPRNLHSSSELPQNDILLSKENSLRGTSDHEYHRGVKSQKGGLLPNPSSDRKSNSGSDLTVSQNEESLVACSQTPAKAQSALTEETLESSDASQSSSVSVEHSYALLLTEELKKHLQEKETPSPPFPKNGTKSPEAVTPVGKVMPFRHQPGLLLQPKPSDEPVVKYKDRPKSSGAKESCSHIVFSCDDSVKITFKCETEYAFSLDSKYTNHPLEKTVVRALHGPWNTDLPDNVEEVKLLLHMWVALFYSNQNKIIRSSRKVVEHSNPAKFVSINSTLESCELSEIEESLDLERCSADPLLETNEISRCHAAEVSFHDPNCLLPFIKTPPTRGLELCVQNKQKKAFARECHPVIQENQNFVCSYNNEVIGEEAKQESSDKLESSNVVLSGIGTTQTNGPSVSSEEEISQPLDSTRVPFYSGTVTQATFTRTDDGTGSQPVMCQSSAYSSLENQVDVPDAPIQTKTDALQDCIQHSSPINNECQPSLERKDDNMEYVVINLEPVTLPFEKKAYVPIQTEVVNTAEEPTTFNNELIKQVSPAASLRHPVSTLDKTQTQGLRDIPSLVMAGQKGTKYLCASSVGRETLDKEMCVLQKEMPLPVSLPSDKAMVMEALSLVKSSSYPLPREEVRCTQDFLSQTRSLLGLSSEGLLELTQVEVDSSSPFTSLGKLCSLNRVSSGCYTSGDSLELRKNDKNGPNIEKMNFKAFDSVFMKQTSLSLNREVSLELTEEDSDIDLALTISPPTSPREEMPAVEIEQLQEHAFSNLEHQDVAEEIGKPEEVALTESGEVNSADYESVYPTVSEEPVEKKDRKGDNLQPVTLILSKENCTLEIAEEINVTSDFPFDPLIEEVSPASSPDPPVPVKETRPYQAVTPCILKFRGTQCEKSNRVSQCKSEDLGITENFFVGPTHPVGQDNFTQVQQMQVSAEMPLIITDHPGRKDRPTLPGKVTEEIVSSEHDKDLTFSGKVRCCGRELNQPALAAEYRGDFSPPPEKLIKSGNLLQPISVENRNLDLKHLVLESSEPPFCPRNVIENKSLSGTLVSTAAPSVTVNVSVKQQTSPKSSQKNLFNSDLKADEGIYPQVKSLKAASVDGAYSTQGCVCSVVSTLSSSSDSDIITHYVRPINAEPEFQAQEIPAVRVASLLNNGETEAELPKETTGLGTDGPQSNTTSLKGECETIHTLPNVSTCETKELLNVGVFSLCADLYQNTADTRENLSKEPSASFVSESFETSVCGVSTEHIEIENSEEGIKAEAGSEIPGRDAEVSVNSNMQYELLSGDSDLDLLGDCRNPKFNLEDSYALRGSYTRKKEDVATDGYESSLKIHNNNQEDWGCSSRVPGMETSPPPRRWTTGIKKEEMCVPRYVQIRDVHGILRTYANFSVTKELKDTTRTSHSLRRHPSFTASCGLSSWTSTWQVADDLTQNTLDLEYLRFAHKLKQTIKNGDSQHSASSTNVFPKELPTQSSIGAFPLTKISEAPILHPAPRSRSPLLITVVESDPRPQGQPRRGHTASNLDSSSSWRERCHNRDLTNSQRNQTVSFHLNKLKYNSTLKESRNISLILNEYAEFNKVMMNSNQAVFQHKELNDASGEATVQEMYLPFPGRSASYEDVITDLCTSLHVKLRSVMKEACKSTFLFYIVETEDKSFFLRTKNLLRKGGHTEIEPQHFCQAFHRENDTLIVIIRNEDISSHLHQIPSLLKLKHLPSVVFAGVDGPGDVLDHTYQELFRAGGFVVSDDKILEALTLVQLKEIIKILEKLNGNGRWKWLLHYRESKKLKEDERVDSTAHKKNIILKSFQSANIIELLHYHHCDSRSTTKAEVLKCLLNLQIQHINARFAVFLTDKPTIPREIFENSGILVTGVNNFIENIQKVAAPFRSSYW